The region ATTTTTTTATTTTGTATATGCTATCTATAGAATTTGGATTAAAGAGCAAAAGAGCTTGCTTTGGTTTGTTGTCGTTACGTCATTTTGTCTTTGTATAGTTTTATCTTCAAGACAGCGCCTTGAACTTGAAAATTTTTTACCTTTTTGCGTGATATCAACCCCTTTGGTGGTGAGAGTTTTTTTTAGTTCTTATAGGGTTAGATTGCCTTTGTTTAGGAGATTTTATAAAATTTTAGCCACATTTACAATTATTTCTTTGGTTGCTAGCTTTTCCTTTGCGCTATTTAATGAAATTTTTTATAAATTTTTAGAAAATCCAAAAAAACACTTTGCCTACAAATATCATATGGCAAAAGAGCTGGCTGAAGAACTTAAAAAAATAGGAGTAGATAAAATTTATACTGACGACGAAAAGTTGGCGCTTAGACTTAAATTCTATGGGATTGAAAACGGTAAAGATAAACTTATAAATTTAGATATAAAAGAAAAATATGCTAATATAACCATCGAAAAATTTAATAAGCCGATAGCTAAATTTAACTATATCAAAGAGAGATAAAAATGCTTAAAAAAGCCTTTACTATGATTGAACTTGTGGTTGTTATTGTTGTTATAGGAATTTTAGCTGCGATGGCTATACCAAGACTTGAGCGCGATAATCTTGCCGAAGCCGTCGATCAGATCGTCTCTCATATAAGATACACTCAACACCTTGCCATGCAGGATAATAAATTTGTAAATAATGACAATAACTGGCATAGAAGACGTTGGAGTATATTTTTTAGTAATGCAAATGTATGCAACGAAGGAAATTCTTGGAGGTATAATATATATTTTGATAATGACAACGTCACCGCTGGAACTTTTTCAGGTGGTCCAAATTCCGAAAATGAAATTGCAAGAGACCCTCAATACCAAGACAAATTTATGAGCGCTGGATGGGCAGGGGCATCTAATGCTCAATGTAGAAATATGAGCAGTAAATACGATATAGGAAGAAGATTTGGCGTAACTAATGTCGCATTAGGAGGTATTTGTCAAGGAGATCCTAAGAATCCTTCCTTGACTATATCGTTTGATGAATTTGGAAGACCGATGCAAGAAGCAAGTATTGCAGCATCTAGACCATATCAAAGAATAGTAAGAAGTGGTCAAGTATGTACTATTGCTATTACTGCATCAGGAAAAAATGCGATTATTAATCTAGCTCCGGAAACAGGATTTATTTCTATAACATACCTATAAAATTAGTACAGTATATCTTTAAAAA is a window of Campylobacter sp. CCUG 57310 DNA encoding:
- a CDS encoding Tfp pilus assembly protein FimT/FimU, whose translation is MLKKAFTMIELVVVIVVIGILAAMAIPRLERDNLAEAVDQIVSHIRYTQHLAMQDNKFVNNDNNWHRRRWSIFFSNANVCNEGNSWRYNIYFDNDNVTAGTFSGGPNSENEIARDPQYQDKFMSAGWAGASNAQCRNMSSKYDIGRRFGVTNVALGGICQGDPKNPSLTISFDEFGRPMQEASIAASRPYQRIVRSGQVCTIAITASGKNAIINLAPETGFISITYL